From one Trachemys scripta elegans isolate TJP31775 chromosome 14, CAS_Tse_1.0, whole genome shotgun sequence genomic stretch:
- the LOC117887038 gene encoding uncharacterized protein LOC117887038, whose amino-acid sequence MPEMTQPSDVLTPPPTASTSMDGNVVAIIIAATVSSSVFVVAILVLLLLLYHQDPLCCQFLCSCRFFQSPSQYDCPPPYFSSNQRLVGPQSGAQQLESPAENPGVQGDELFCVGPPSSYQLPPWEQLRLPSYESVRKKDRQREIHQLIAERFGLWVDPSQEMPPPYEQALRHPPAVSGTGAGSELPDGHGLLDAFQASVSYQTQRNTAV is encoded by the exons ATGCCAGAGATGACCCAGCCCAGCGATGTGCTAacacctcctcccactgccagcaCTTCCATGGACGGCAATGTAGTGGCCATCATCATAGCTGCAA cagtttcttcatctgtgttCGTAGTGGCGATCTTGGTGCTGCTATTGCTCTTGTACCACCAGGACCCCCTGTGCTGCCAGTTCCTCTGCTCCTGCCGTTTCTTTCAGAGTCCCAGCCAATAT GATTGTCCTCCTCCATACTTCAGCAGTAACCAGCGGCTGGTGGGACCCCAATCAGGAGCACAGCAATTGGAAAGCCCTGCCGAGAATCCTGGGGTGCAG GGAGATGAACTATTCTGCGTTGGACCCCCCAGCAGCTATCAGCTCCCTCCCTGGGAGCAGCTGCGCTTGCCAAGCTACGAGAGCGTGCGGAAGAAGGATCGGCAGCGGGAGATCCATCAGCTGATTGCCGAGAGGTTTGGACTGTGGGTGGACCCCTCCCAGGAG ATGCCACCTCCCTATGAGCAAGCCCTAAGGCATCCTCCAGCTGTCTCAGGGACTGGAGCAGGGTCAGAGTTACCAGATGGGCACGGATTGCTGGACGCATTCCAGGCCTCAGTCAGCTACCAAACTCAAAGGAACACAGCTGTGTAG
- the MRPL27 gene encoding 39S ribosomal protein L27, mitochondrial isoform X1, which translates to MAALGRLAGLGANRLLLAAPQVTAVAVRCASKKSGGSSKNLGGHSPGKRYGYKKTEGAFVHAGNTLATQRIIRWHPGAHVGMGCNKTLFALEDGIVRFTKEVYVPPPRSPESREVICRLPKGVVLYKTFINVIPTKEVGSFKLVTML; encoded by the exons ATGGCGGCGCTGGGGCGACTGGCGGGTTTGGGGGCGAACAGGCTGC TTTTGGCAGCTCCGCAGGTGACTGCGGTTGCGGTGCGATGCGCATCCAAGAAGAGTGGAGGCAGCTCAAAAAATCTTGGTGGCCACAGCCCCGGGAAACGCTATGGCTATAAAAAAACAGAGG GCGCTTTTGTTCATGCAGGCAACACATTAGCCACCCAACGGATAATACGCTGGCACCCAGGGGCTCAT GTGGGGATGGGTTGTAACAAGACTCTCTTTGCTCTGGAGGATGGGATTGTGCGATTCACCAAGGAGGTCTATGTGCCACCACCccgcagcccagagagcagggaaGTGATCTGTCGTCTACCAAAAGGGGTGGTGCTTTACAAAACCTTCATCAACGTTATCCCCACCAAAGAAGTGGGGAGCTTCAAGCTAGTCACCATGCTCTGA
- the MRPL27 gene encoding 39S ribosomal protein L27, mitochondrial isoform X2 codes for MPGRVAQRVLAAPQVTAVAVRCASKKSGGSSKNLGGHSPGKRYGYKKTEGAFVHAGNTLATQRIIRWHPGAHVGMGCNKTLFALEDGIVRFTKEVYVPPPRSPESREVICRLPKGVVLYKTFINVIPTKEVGSFKLVTML; via the exons ATGCCAGGAAGGGTGGCACAAAGAG TTTTGGCAGCTCCGCAGGTGACTGCGGTTGCGGTGCGATGCGCATCCAAGAAGAGTGGAGGCAGCTCAAAAAATCTTGGTGGCCACAGCCCCGGGAAACGCTATGGCTATAAAAAAACAGAGG GCGCTTTTGTTCATGCAGGCAACACATTAGCCACCCAACGGATAATACGCTGGCACCCAGGGGCTCAT GTGGGGATGGGTTGTAACAAGACTCTCTTTGCTCTGGAGGATGGGATTGTGCGATTCACCAAGGAGGTCTATGTGCCACCACCccgcagcccagagagcagggaaGTGATCTGTCGTCTACCAAAAGGGGTGGTGCTTTACAAAACCTTCATCAACGTTATCCCCACCAAAGAAGTGGGGAGCTTCAAGCTAGTCACCATGCTCTGA
- the EME1 gene encoding crossover junction endonuclease EME1 isoform X3 yields the protein MSLESDESDVEHLPKFTFLKQQPPAVKSSSRCQPPSKERVVVICSSDSEESSPPSPGLEKFPGNQDSDRVSACKDAIARLSSENEEEEEIIPLSERLRGKLVNSKSSKISILLSEDQQLSSCDAVCKARGTVIRQNYEQVVTDCREQLLPKASDTQTRTPVSSWEISASDQDDATEDSKRVPLHQPPVCLSVSPAQSSRSLVAEASSEMSPPQKKSKHSQEERERARQAALQRRREREVQKGQREQDRERKKALANMLKAQRPEECLKHITVVLDPVLLQVEGGGQVLSALQSMNCGCVIESQAVPCSITWRRRRAGSSQVEEGSWLEEPNILVLLRLEDFVSMIYSYRQEVQGGTEGPKETLRSFVACVMERAPGKTLALAVVELEKYFRKEREKTGFSFYLESEWCRGVKVDRSGKGLSQVWKRQIQQFNRVSLEMASAIVAAYPSPLLLDQAYRRCLSEREQQNMLADIPVRRGNGVTATSRRIGPELSKRIYLQMTSRHPDLSLDVTG from the exons ATGTCCCTGGAGTCGGATGAGAGCGACGTTGAGCACCTGCCAAAGTTCACTTTTCTAAAACAACAGCCTCCTGCGGTAAAAAGCAGCAGCCGCTGCCAGCCTCCTTCAAAGGAGAGAGTTGTGGTGATCTGCAGCTCTGACTCTGAGGaatcctctcctccttccccggGGTTGGAAAAGTTCCCTGGTAACCAGGATTCTGACCGAGTCAGCGCTTGTAAGGATGCGATTGCAAGGCTGAGCAGTgagaatgaggaggaagaggagataaTACCCTTGTCTGAAAGACTAAGGGGGAAATTGGTGAACAGCAAGTCCTCTAAAATTAGTATTTTGCTTTCTGAGGACCAGCAACTGAGTAGCTGTGATGCAGTGTGTAAAGCTAGGGGTACTGTGATCCGTCAGAACTATGAACAAGTGGTTACTGACTGCAGAGAACAGTTGCTGCCAAAGGCTTCTGACACCCAGACAAGAACCCCTGTCTCATCCTGGGAAATTTCAGCTAGTGACCAAGATGATGCCACAGAGGATTCCAAGAGGGTACCTTTGCACCAGCCTCCAGTTTGTCTGTCAGTCTCTCCAGCCCAGAGTAGCAGGTCTCTGGTGGCAGAGGCAAGTTCAGAAATGTCCCCACCTCAGAAGAAGTCAAAACACagccaggaggagagagagagggctcGCCAGGCTGCGTTGCAGAGGAGGAGAGAGCGGGAAGTGCAGAAGGGGCAGCGGGAGCAGGACCGAGAGAGGAAAAAGGCACTTGCCAACATGCTGAAGGCCCAGCGACCAGAAGAGTGCCTGAAGCACATAACAGTGGTGCTGGATCCAG TTCTCTTGCAGGTAGAAGGAGGTGGGCAAGTCCTCAGTGCTTTGCAGTCCATGAACTGTGGCTGTGTGATTGAGAGTCAGGCTGTTCCCTGTAGCATCacctggaggagaaggagggctGGGTCATCTCAG GTTGAAGAAGGCAGCTGGCTAGAAGAACCCAATATCCTGGTTCTGCTTCGCCTGGAGGATTTTGTATCCATGATCTACAGCTATAGGCAG GAAGTCCAGGGTGGCACAGAAGGACCAAAAGAGACTTTACGGAGCTTCGTAGCTTGTGTCATGGAGAGAGCTCCTGGGAAAACTCTAGCGCTGGCTGTAGTCGAACTAGAGAAATATTTCAG GAAAGAGCGAGAGAAGACCGGCTTCTCCTTCTACCTGGAGAGTGAATGGTGTAGGGGGGTGAAGGTGGACCGCTCAGGGAAGGGACTCTCGCAGGTTTGGAAGAGGCAGATCCAACAGTTCAACCGGGTCAGTCTGGAGATGGCCAGCGCCATTGTGGCTGCATACCCTTCTCCTTTGCTTCTGGATCAG GCCTATCGTAGATGCCTTTCAGAGCGGGAGCAACAGAACATGCTCGCTGACATACCTGTGCGCCGTGGCAATGGTGTAACGGCCACATCACGGCGGATTGGACCAGAACTCTCCAAACGGATTTACCTGCAGATGACCTCTCGCCATCCTGATCTCTCTCTGGATGTCACTGGCTAG
- the EME1 gene encoding crossover junction endonuclease EME1 isoform X2, whose translation MSLESDESDVEHLPKFTFLKQQPPSKERVVVICSSDSEESSPPSPGLEKFPGNQDSDRVSACKDAIARLSSENEEEEEIIPLSERLRGKLVNSKSSKISILLSEDQQLSSCDAVCKARGTVIRQNYEQVVTDCREQLLPKASDTQTRTPVSSWEISASDQDDATEDSKRVPLHQPPVCLSVSPAQSSRSLVAEASSEMSPPQKKSKHSQEERERARQAALQRRREREVQKGQREQDRERKKALANMLKAQRPEECLKHITVVLDPVLLQVEGGGQVLSALQSMNCGCVIESQAVPCSITWRRRRAGSSQVEEGSWLEEPNILVLLRLEDFVSMIYSYRQEVQGGTEGPKETLRSFVACVMERAPGKTLALAVVELEKYFRSHKVQSRKKLRQAVLNGSQVEGQGKRKKRKGKGDSGPELSRVEVEEALVDLQLHTGVQVRLLESWKELGDFASMFTKAVAEAPFKKEREKTGFSFYLESEWCRGVKVDRSGKGLSQVWKRQIQQFNRVSLEMASAIVAAYPSPLLLDQAYRRCLSEREQQNMLADIPVRRGNGVTATSRRIGPELSKRIYLQMTSRHPDLSLDVTG comes from the exons ATGTCCCTGGAGTCGGATGAGAGCGACGTTGAGCACCTGCCAAAGTTCACTTTTCTAAAACAA CAGCCTCCTTCAAAGGAGAGAGTTGTGGTGATCTGCAGCTCTGACTCTGAGGaatcctctcctccttccccggGGTTGGAAAAGTTCCCTGGTAACCAGGATTCTGACCGAGTCAGCGCTTGTAAGGATGCGATTGCAAGGCTGAGCAGTgagaatgaggaggaagaggagataaTACCCTTGTCTGAAAGACTAAGGGGGAAATTGGTGAACAGCAAGTCCTCTAAAATTAGTATTTTGCTTTCTGAGGACCAGCAACTGAGTAGCTGTGATGCAGTGTGTAAAGCTAGGGGTACTGTGATCCGTCAGAACTATGAACAAGTGGTTACTGACTGCAGAGAACAGTTGCTGCCAAAGGCTTCTGACACCCAGACAAGAACCCCTGTCTCATCCTGGGAAATTTCAGCTAGTGACCAAGATGATGCCACAGAGGATTCCAAGAGGGTACCTTTGCACCAGCCTCCAGTTTGTCTGTCAGTCTCTCCAGCCCAGAGTAGCAGGTCTCTGGTGGCAGAGGCAAGTTCAGAAATGTCCCCACCTCAGAAGAAGTCAAAACACagccaggaggagagagagagggctcGCCAGGCTGCGTTGCAGAGGAGGAGAGAGCGGGAAGTGCAGAAGGGGCAGCGGGAGCAGGACCGAGAGAGGAAAAAGGCACTTGCCAACATGCTGAAGGCCCAGCGACCAGAAGAGTGCCTGAAGCACATAACAGTGGTGCTGGATCCAG TTCTCTTGCAGGTAGAAGGAGGTGGGCAAGTCCTCAGTGCTTTGCAGTCCATGAACTGTGGCTGTGTGATTGAGAGTCAGGCTGTTCCCTGTAGCATCacctggaggagaaggagggctGGGTCATCTCAG GTTGAAGAAGGCAGCTGGCTAGAAGAACCCAATATCCTGGTTCTGCTTCGCCTGGAGGATTTTGTATCCATGATCTACAGCTATAGGCAG GAAGTCCAGGGTGGCACAGAAGGACCAAAAGAGACTTTACGGAGCTTCGTAGCTTGTGTCATGGAGAGAGCTCCTGGGAAAACTCTAGCGCTGGCTGTAGTCGAACTAGAGAAATATTTCAG ATCTCACAAAGTTCAGTCCCGGAAGAAGCTGCGGCAGGCAGTGCTGAATGGAAGCCAAGTAGAAGGACAAGGGAAACGGAAAAAACGGAAGGGAAAGGGGGATTCTGGCCCAGAGCTGTCCAGGGTGGAAGTGGAAGAA GCATTGGTGGATCTGCAGCTTCACACAGGAGTCCAGGTTAGACTCCTCGAGAGTTGGAAGGAACTTGGAGACTTTGCCAGTATGTTCACCAAAGCTGTAGCTGAAGCACCATTCAA GAAAGAGCGAGAGAAGACCGGCTTCTCCTTCTACCTGGAGAGTGAATGGTGTAGGGGGGTGAAGGTGGACCGCTCAGGGAAGGGACTCTCGCAGGTTTGGAAGAGGCAGATCCAACAGTTCAACCGGGTCAGTCTGGAGATGGCCAGCGCCATTGTGGCTGCATACCCTTCTCCTTTGCTTCTGGATCAG GCCTATCGTAGATGCCTTTCAGAGCGGGAGCAACAGAACATGCTCGCTGACATACCTGTGCGCCGTGGCAATGGTGTAACGGCCACATCACGGCGGATTGGACCAGAACTCTCCAAACGGATTTACCTGCAGATGACCTCTCGCCATCCTGATCTCTCTCTGGATGTCACTGGCTAG
- the EME1 gene encoding crossover junction endonuclease EME1 isoform X1 produces MSLESDESDVEHLPKFTFLKQQPPAVKSSSRCQPPSKERVVVICSSDSEESSPPSPGLEKFPGNQDSDRVSACKDAIARLSSENEEEEEIIPLSERLRGKLVNSKSSKISILLSEDQQLSSCDAVCKARGTVIRQNYEQVVTDCREQLLPKASDTQTRTPVSSWEISASDQDDATEDSKRVPLHQPPVCLSVSPAQSSRSLVAEASSEMSPPQKKSKHSQEERERARQAALQRRREREVQKGQREQDRERKKALANMLKAQRPEECLKHITVVLDPVLLQVEGGGQVLSALQSMNCGCVIESQAVPCSITWRRRRAGSSQVEEGSWLEEPNILVLLRLEDFVSMIYSYRQEVQGGTEGPKETLRSFVACVMERAPGKTLALAVVELEKYFRSHKVQSRKKLRQAVLNGSQVEGQGKRKKRKGKGDSGPELSRVEVEEALVDLQLHTGVQVRLLESWKELGDFASMFTKAVAEAPFKKEREKTGFSFYLESEWCRGVKVDRSGKGLSQVWKRQIQQFNRVSLEMASAIVAAYPSPLLLDQAYRRCLSEREQQNMLADIPVRRGNGVTATSRRIGPELSKRIYLQMTSRHPDLSLDVTG; encoded by the exons ATGTCCCTGGAGTCGGATGAGAGCGACGTTGAGCACCTGCCAAAGTTCACTTTTCTAAAACAACAGCCTCCTGCGGTAAAAAGCAGCAGCCGCTGCCAGCCTCCTTCAAAGGAGAGAGTTGTGGTGATCTGCAGCTCTGACTCTGAGGaatcctctcctccttccccggGGTTGGAAAAGTTCCCTGGTAACCAGGATTCTGACCGAGTCAGCGCTTGTAAGGATGCGATTGCAAGGCTGAGCAGTgagaatgaggaggaagaggagataaTACCCTTGTCTGAAAGACTAAGGGGGAAATTGGTGAACAGCAAGTCCTCTAAAATTAGTATTTTGCTTTCTGAGGACCAGCAACTGAGTAGCTGTGATGCAGTGTGTAAAGCTAGGGGTACTGTGATCCGTCAGAACTATGAACAAGTGGTTACTGACTGCAGAGAACAGTTGCTGCCAAAGGCTTCTGACACCCAGACAAGAACCCCTGTCTCATCCTGGGAAATTTCAGCTAGTGACCAAGATGATGCCACAGAGGATTCCAAGAGGGTACCTTTGCACCAGCCTCCAGTTTGTCTGTCAGTCTCTCCAGCCCAGAGTAGCAGGTCTCTGGTGGCAGAGGCAAGTTCAGAAATGTCCCCACCTCAGAAGAAGTCAAAACACagccaggaggagagagagagggctcGCCAGGCTGCGTTGCAGAGGAGGAGAGAGCGGGAAGTGCAGAAGGGGCAGCGGGAGCAGGACCGAGAGAGGAAAAAGGCACTTGCCAACATGCTGAAGGCCCAGCGACCAGAAGAGTGCCTGAAGCACATAACAGTGGTGCTGGATCCAG TTCTCTTGCAGGTAGAAGGAGGTGGGCAAGTCCTCAGTGCTTTGCAGTCCATGAACTGTGGCTGTGTGATTGAGAGTCAGGCTGTTCCCTGTAGCATCacctggaggagaaggagggctGGGTCATCTCAG GTTGAAGAAGGCAGCTGGCTAGAAGAACCCAATATCCTGGTTCTGCTTCGCCTGGAGGATTTTGTATCCATGATCTACAGCTATAGGCAG GAAGTCCAGGGTGGCACAGAAGGACCAAAAGAGACTTTACGGAGCTTCGTAGCTTGTGTCATGGAGAGAGCTCCTGGGAAAACTCTAGCGCTGGCTGTAGTCGAACTAGAGAAATATTTCAG ATCTCACAAAGTTCAGTCCCGGAAGAAGCTGCGGCAGGCAGTGCTGAATGGAAGCCAAGTAGAAGGACAAGGGAAACGGAAAAAACGGAAGGGAAAGGGGGATTCTGGCCCAGAGCTGTCCAGGGTGGAAGTGGAAGAA GCATTGGTGGATCTGCAGCTTCACACAGGAGTCCAGGTTAGACTCCTCGAGAGTTGGAAGGAACTTGGAGACTTTGCCAGTATGTTCACCAAAGCTGTAGCTGAAGCACCATTCAA GAAAGAGCGAGAGAAGACCGGCTTCTCCTTCTACCTGGAGAGTGAATGGTGTAGGGGGGTGAAGGTGGACCGCTCAGGGAAGGGACTCTCGCAGGTTTGGAAGAGGCAGATCCAACAGTTCAACCGGGTCAGTCTGGAGATGGCCAGCGCCATTGTGGCTGCATACCCTTCTCCTTTGCTTCTGGATCAG GCCTATCGTAGATGCCTTTCAGAGCGGGAGCAACAGAACATGCTCGCTGACATACCTGTGCGCCGTGGCAATGGTGTAACGGCCACATCACGGCGGATTGGACCAGAACTCTCCAAACGGATTTACCTGCAGATGACCTCTCGCCATCCTGATCTCTCTCTGGATGTCACTGGCTAG